The nucleotide window ACCCAGCATGCATTCGACGGTCCATAGTCGAGCACCGATGCACGGTGCACGAACGCCCAGCCGCGCCGGAATGATGCTCTCGTCCGTTCTGTTGGCGCTGATGTTGCCGCCGGCGCTATCGGCGCAGGTGGATCGCGGCTATGAACGGGTCTACGAGGAACGCGATGGGCGACGCATCTACATGGATCGCTGCGCCGAATGCCACATGCCGGACGGTCGCGGGCGCGGTGATGGCAGCAACGGCTTTCCGCCGCTGACCGGCATGTCCGAATGGTTCGCGCTGCCGGAGGGAAAGCTGTACGTCGCGCATGCGATCGTGTTCGGGCCGTATGGCGAGGTCATGGTGGGCGATCAGTTCTACTACGGAATGATGCCGCGCTTCGGCCCGCGCTTCGACGATCAGCAGATCGTGGCGGTGATCCGGTTCATCGCCGAGGAACTCAACACGCCGGCACCCGGCTACGAGCCGATCGACATCGAGACGGTGAAGGCGGCACGCCGGCTGACCGACCGCATGGATGTGCTTGTCAACGAACGCTACGACCTGCCGCCGAGGTAGCGGACACGTCGCAGACGGTCAGTCAGCGGCACGTTCGCGCGAACGTAGCAGCGTCCAGGAAAAGCCGATCACCGCGGTGTAGCCGTCGTCATCGCGAAACAGCGGACTGTCCTCGTTGGCGGCACCGCCGTAGCGGTAATAGCGCAGGGCCACGAAGCCCCGGACGTTCGGGCTCAGCGGCAGACTCAGGCGTGCGCCGAGCGAGGCGTCGAGCAGCCCGGAATCGGCCTGGTAGGCGGGGCGGTCGGCGGTCGCATACCGCGGTTCCACTTCGTAGAAATAGCGTTGCAGCAAGGTGCTCGAATATTCGAGCCCCAGTGAGACGCGCAGCGACAGCGGAGTATTCATCAGGCGCCGTTCCTGATAGGCGAATTCGGGCGCGAACAGCGCACCGCGCCAATCCGCGCCGGAGCTGTCCACCGAGATCACACCACGTATCGGCAGGTTGATGACGAATTGCGATTCGGTGCCAGGAGCCTCGAAGCTCATCTTCAGGTTGGGCCCCAGCTCCAGCAGGTAGTCGAGGTCCGGCATGCCTTCACGCGCATCGGTGTCGCTGGAGTCGGTCGACAGTGCCCCGCCGCCACTCATCGATAGCTCGATGTTCGGCGTGAGCGCACGCCGCAGCCGCGAGCCCTGCTCGTCGGAACGGAACACGCGGCCGTGATAGACGAAGTACGGTGCCGGCAGGGCCAACCGCTGATAGTGGTCCGACGCGGGGTAGTCGGGCGTGGTCAGCGCCACCCCGGC belongs to Gammaproteobacteria bacterium and includes:
- a CDS encoding cytochrome c; translated protein: MLSSVLLALMLPPALSAQVDRGYERVYEERDGRRIYMDRCAECHMPDGRGRGDGSNGFPPLTGMSEWFALPEGKLYVAHAIVFGPYGEVMVGDQFYYGMMPRFGPRFDDQQIVAVIRFIAEELNTPAPGYEPIDIETVKAARRLTDRMDVLVNERYDLPPR
- a CDS encoding MipA/OmpV family protein, whose protein sequence is MSLTRTAACLIVALVSTAPAHAQSSDIPDIQADDPQRPKWEAGVAGVALTTPDYPASDHYQRLALPAPYFVYHGRVFRSDEQGSRLRRALTPNIELSMSGGGALSTDSSDTDAREGMPDLDYLLELGPNLKMSFEAPGTESQFVINLPIRGVISVDSSGADWRGALFAPEFAYQERRLMNTPLSLRVSLGLEYSSTLLQRYFYEVEPRYATADRPAYQADSGLLDASLGARLSLPLSPNVRGFVALRYYRYGGAANEDSPLFRDDDGYTAVIGFSWTLLRSRERAAD